In the Arachis ipaensis cultivar K30076 chromosome B10, Araip1.1, whole genome shotgun sequence genome, one interval contains:
- the LOC107620341 gene encoding uncharacterized protein LOC107620341 translates to MQSLREKDFKQALFFKNEIVSSTSKSLSLYNASLLKESLNLFMTTTKFIDKYYCIFMQFQPDRGFPPHVKLTPHALCLHKEEMDIHKCLINRVDIVHRIARLLMLVGMGKLPLYVIEKLKWDLGLPYDYVKTLLADYLDYFDVCSIEDPLFGKVVLIRKHPLMGMRLRIAQKRGRRRSPALMVADGGTVVRQ, encoded by the coding sequence ATGCAATCCTTAAGAGAGAAAGATTTTAAACAGGCCCTTTTCTTCAAGAATGAAATAGTTTCATCTACTTCCAAATCCCTCTCCTTATACAATGCTTCTCTGTTGAAAGAATCCCTCAACCTTTTCATGACAACCACCAAATTTATAGACAAGTATTATTGTATTTTCATGCAATTCCAACCAGATCGTGGCTTCCCTCCACATGTTAAGCTCACACCTCATGCTTTATGCCTACACAAAGAAGAAATGGATATTCACAAATGTCTCATTAACCGTGTAGACATTGTTCATAGGATTGCAAGGCTTCTGATGCTTGTTGGTATGGGAAAATTGCCACTTTATGTAATTGAGAAGCTAAAATGGGATCTGGGTCTTCCTTATGATTATGTAAAGACTCTTTTGGCCGATTACCTTGATTATTTTGATGTTTGTAGCATCGAAGATCCATTATTCGGAAAGGTTGTCTTGATTAGGAAGCATCCATTAATGGGTATGAGATTGAGGATCGCTCAAAAGAGAGGAAGGAGGAGGTCGCCGGCGTTGATGGTAGCTGATGGAGGCACAGTTGTGAGGCAGTGA